Proteins encoded in a region of the Megalops cyprinoides isolate fMegCyp1 chromosome 3, fMegCyp1.pri, whole genome shotgun sequence genome:
- the LOC118773964 gene encoding tryptase-2-like: protein MTRLELLCVLLLLNVTAVSSRPQSYSSIVGGHDAKEGVWFWIAALVLKQSPHEIYCSGSILNERWVLTAAHCLARQNPQDDFTVRLGAYRLSKESPHETSYSIIQAVPHPKYKCITEGDDIAVLQLDRDITFSKFVGPVPGLAEAGEIFNSQSICYSAGWGQTAYRVPLREPRTLQQVQLSIVTRDTCSQRHNGVHIRPEMICAGTHETGVCKGDSGGPLMCYVSTSLVQVGVVSSGENCKGPDVFTRVSSYRDFIQKYTNRTSVELH, encoded by the exons ATGACTCGTCTTGAGCTGTTGTGTGTACTTCTGCTGCTTAATGTCACTGCAG TGTCCAGTCGGCCACAGTCATACAGCTCCATCGTAGGTGGCCATGATGCTAAAGAAGGAGTTTGGTTCTGGATAGCGGCACTGGTGCTGAAGCAGTCTCCACATGAAATATACTGCAGCGGCTCTATCCTGAATGAGAGATGGGTgctcactgctgcccactgTCTGGCTCGGCAAAA TCCACAGGATGACTTCACTGTTCGGTTGGGTGCATATAGATTGAGTAAAGAATCCCCTCACGAGACCTCATACAGCATCATCCAGGCGGTACCCCATCCTAAATACAAGTGCATCACTGAAGGAGATGACATTGCTGTGCTACAGCTCGACAGAGACATTACGTTCTCCAAGTTTGTAGGACCTGTGCCAGGTCTGGCTGAGGCCGGGGAGATCTTCAACAGCCAAAGCATCTGCTACTCTGCTGGCTGGGGTCAGACTGCCTACAGGG tGCCACTGAGAGAGCCCAGGACCTTACAGCAGGTGCAGCTCTCCATTGTTACAAGAGATACCTGTAGTCAACGCCACAATGGGGTCCACATCAGACCCGAGATGATCTGTGCAGGAACACATGAAACCGGTGTCTGCAAA ggagaTTCAGGGGGCCCGCTCATGTGCTACGTCAGCACCTCGTTGGTTCAGGTCGGGGTGGTCAGCAGTGGAGAAAACTGTAAAGGGCCAGATGTCTTCACTCGTGTCTCCAGCTACAGGGACTTCATTCAAAAGTACACCAACCGCACCTCTGTAGAGCTGCACTAA